From the genome of Marinobacter sp. F4206:
TTCGTGAAGCTGCGCGTATCCACCAAGGGCATGCGCATCATCGATAAAAAAGGCATTGACGCTGTGCTGGCCGATCTTCGTGCCCGCGGCGAGAAATTTTAAGGAGCCGCATCATGCGCGAGAAAATCAAGCTGGTTTCATCAGCAGGTACTGGTCACTTCTACACGACCAAGAAGAACAAGCGTAACACTCCGGAAAAGATCGAGATCAAAAAGTATGATCCGGTTGTCCGCAAGCACGTTGCGTACAAGGA
Proteins encoded in this window:
- the rpmG gene encoding 50S ribosomal protein L33; amino-acid sequence: MREKIKLVSSAGTGHFYTTKKNKRNTPEKIEIKKYDPVVRKHVAYKEAKIK